In the Candidatus Thermoplasmatota archaeon genome, one interval contains:
- a CDS encoding DUF2085 domain-containing protein, which yields MRLPRITSSVLLAAFLLSLVWLILVVISPMLVPSNTLLDLSGRVGGHENENQFKDLGAIPHAIYWLGDAECHQLLNRSYTLNGNQMPFCARDLGLFVGIAIGFGFASFYRWKIPPLFVILGLVPIAVDGGVQAVTSYESNNLLRLATGMLAGLVLSLLLAHFVFVSQEDREKGSQKLPGDK from the coding sequence ATGAGGCTGCCACGAATCACTTCTTCGGTACTTCTGGCCGCGTTCCTCCTATCCTTAGTGTGGCTCATCCTGGTCGTCATCTCACCTATGCTCGTTCCCTCGAACACGCTACTCGATTTGTCCGGTCGAGTGGGCGGCCACGAGAACGAGAACCAGTTCAAGGACTTGGGTGCGATACCTCACGCAATCTACTGGCTCGGCGATGCGGAGTGCCATCAGCTTCTGAACCGAAGCTACACACTCAACGGGAACCAGATGCCGTTCTGCGCGAGAGACTTGGGATTGTTTGTTGGGATCGCAATCGGCTTCGGCTTCGCCTCATTCTACAGGTGGAAGATTCCTCCCCTATTCGTGATCCTGGGCCTCGTCCCGATCGCAGTGGACGGGGGAGTCCAAGCCGTGACTTCGTATGAATCGAACAACCTCCTTAGATTGGCAACAGGGATGCTCGCGGGCTTGGTGCTCTCTCTGCTTCTGGCTCATTTCGTTTTTGTATCCCAGGAGGACAGAGAGAAGGGCTCACAGAAGCTCCCTGGCGACAAATAA
- a CDS encoding MEMO1 family protein produces the protein MRRPSVAGTFYEGGERALRDQIEQCFMGRLGPGRLPKVSLGPRKVLGGVSPHAGYVFSGMVAAHLYSRIAEDGLPQAFVVLGPNHTGRGSGLAVTTQDFQTPLGVVKVDRELAKAIRRDLVDEDEEAHMAEHSIEVQLPFLQYLSPEIKFVPLCMGFQDYDAAVSVGKVIRDAIKGKDVVVIASTDLSHYVTKETAQRKDGMVLDAVRTMDPKKLYDVVRDEDVSMCGYGPVMATMIACTGGRATVLKYATSGDVQPMRDVVGYASIVIEK, from the coding sequence ATGAGACGACCTTCTGTTGCAGGTACGTTCTACGAGGGTGGAGAGCGCGCTCTAAGGGACCAGATCGAGCAATGCTTCATGGGGAGATTGGGACCAGGTAGATTACCGAAAGTCAGTCTCGGACCAAGAAAGGTACTCGGCGGGGTTTCGCCCCACGCGGGCTATGTCTTCTCTGGCATGGTGGCGGCCCATCTGTATTCCAGGATAGCGGAGGACGGCCTGCCGCAGGCGTTCGTGGTCCTCGGTCCGAACCATACTGGCCGTGGATCGGGGCTTGCCGTGACCACACAAGACTTCCAGACGCCGTTAGGCGTCGTCAAGGTCGATCGGGAGCTGGCCAAGGCGATTAGGAGAGACCTTGTGGACGAAGACGAGGAAGCGCACATGGCGGAGCACTCGATTGAGGTGCAGCTGCCGTTCCTGCAGTACCTTTCGCCAGAGATCAAGTTCGTACCCTTATGCATGGGCTTCCAGGACTACGATGCCGCCGTATCAGTCGGCAAGGTGATTAGGGACGCTATCAAGGGGAAGGACGTAGTCGTGATAGCCTCCACGGACCTGTCCCACTATGTCACCAAGGAGACGGCCCAGAGGAAAGATGGCATGGTCCTCGATGCCGTCAGGACGATGGATCCAAAGAAGCTGTACGATGTAGTCAGGGACGAGGATGTATCCATGTGCGGCTATGGCCCAGTCATGGCGACCATGATTGCGTGCACTGGTGGCAGGGCTACAGTTCTCAAATACGCCACCTCAGGCGATGTCCAGCCGATGAGAGACGTCGTTGGCTACGCTTCGATTGTAATTGAGAAGTAA